In Procambarus clarkii isolate CNS0578487 chromosome 30, FALCON_Pclarkii_2.0, whole genome shotgun sequence, the DNA window ATCCTCCTCCTTATTATTATCCTCCTCCTTATTATTATCCTCCTCCTTATTATTATCCTCCTCCTTATTATTATCCTCCTTATTATTATCCTCCTCCTTATTATTATCCTCCTCCTTATTATTATCCTCCTCCTTATTATTATCCTCCTCATTATTATCCTCCTCCTCATTATTATCCTCCTCCTCATTATTATCCTCCTCCTTATTATTATCCTCCTCCTTATTATTATCCTCCTCCTTATTATTATCCTCCTCCTTATTATTATCCTCCTCCTTATTATTATCCTCCTCATTATTATCCTCCTCATTATTATCCTCCTCCTCATTATTATCCTCCTCATTATTATCCTCCTCCTTATTATTATCCTCCTCCTTATTATTATCCTCCTCCTTATTATTATCCTCCTCCTTATTATTATCCTCCTCCTTATTATTATCCTCCTCCTTATTATTATCCTCCTCATTATTATCCTCCTCCTCATTATTATCCTCCTCCTCATTATTATCCTCCTCCTTATTATTATCCTCCTCCTTATTATTATCCTCCTCCTTATTATTATCCTCCTCATTATTATCCTCCTCCTCATTATTATCCTCCTCCTCATTATTATCCTCCTCCTCATTATTATCCTCCTCCTTATTATTATCCTCCTCCTTATTATTATCCTCCTCCTTATTATTATCCTCCTCCTTATTATTATCCTCCTCCTTATTATTATCCTCCTCCTTATTATTATCCTCCTCATTATTATCCTCCTCCTCATTATTATCCTCCTCCTCATTATTATCCTCCTCCTTATTATTATCCTCCTCCTTATTATTATCCTCCTCCTTATTATTATCCTCATTATTATCCTCCTCCTCATTATTATCCTCCTCCTCATTATTATCCTCCTCCTTATTATTATCCTCCTCCTTATTATTATCCTCCTCCTTATTATTATCCTCCTCCTTATTATTATCCTCCTCCTTATTATTATCCTCCTCCTTATTATTATCCTCCTCCTTATTATTATCCTCCTCATTATTATCCTCCTCCTCATTATTATCCTCCTCCTCATTATTATCCTCCTCCTCATTATTATCCTCCTCCTTATTATTATCCTCCTCCTTATTATTATCCTCCTCCTTATTATTATCCTCCTCCTTATTATTATCCTCCTCCTTATTATTATCCTCCTCCTTATTATTATCCTCCTCCTTATTATTATCCTCCTCCTTATTATTATCCTCCTCCTTATTATTATCCTCCTCCTCGTTACATTCCACCAGCTAGTCTACTTTCCCCTGCACCTAGTGCTTCTCCGTTTCCTCATTTGTCATCCTATCTCTCGACCTCCTCTTTTTCTGCCTTCGTCCCCCCTAAAACAACACGACGATTCTCTATAGTCTTATATAAGAACTCCGTCGATGTAAACACCGGGAGACTATCTTACACGGCTTCGATTGTCTACACACATTCGACAGTCATGGGAAACACCATCTTCAAGTAACCTAACAGTACGAGCCTCTTTGGTGTGCAAGATGCATGGTGTTACGCCTTCCGTGTCAAGAAATACGCCAGTATGTGTCCCCCTGGCGTATTCACCTTTAAGCGCGAGTCCTTGCTACTCCTACACCtggttacctgcttgatacctgcttaatggggttctgggagttcttctactccccaagcccggcccgaggccaggcttgacttgtgagtttggtaactccttgatacctgcttgatggggttctgggagttcttctactccccaagcccggcccgaggccaggcttgacttgtgagtttggtaactccttgatacctgcttgatggggttctgggagttgatacttggttgattacctggttgatggggttctgggagttcttctactgcccaagcccggcccgaggccaggcttgacttgtgagagtttggtccactaggctgttgcttggagcggcccgcaggcccacatacccaccacagtcttTTATGCTTCTGACTCCTCAATGAGGTTTCCAATATACTTGATTCATTATCACATACATTATTACAGGCTCACTAAAAAACCCACCACCTCAGTTTTATACTAGCAACCACCACTACACAGCTTCataccagcacccaccacagctTCACAAaggaacccaccaccaccaccacacagcttcACACAAACACCTACCCAAGAGCTTCGCAACAGCACCTACCACACAGTTTCATACTAACACccgccacacagccacacaccagcacccaccaccaccaccaccacagccacacaccaccaccaccaccacacagccacacaccagcacccaacaccaccaccacacacccacacaccagcacccaccaccacgacacacacctTCCTTCCTCTTGACATTAGACTCGGCCACCAGTCTGTATACCatccctctccttccttcttgTGCAAACACTTTAATCGAGGTCCACTATGCTACCCCACGTTCCTTTCCCCCGACAtgaccccctcccaccctcccaccctcgcatctcacccccaccccatacaccccgccccccctcacatgaccccctcccaccctcccaccctCGCATCTCACCCCCACCCGATACACCCCGCCCCCCCTCACATGacacccccttccccctgtcccacAGTACACGACACACCGCCCACGCGCCCTCCTTCCCACTATCGACCCGTTTGAAGTTCAGAGAGTAGCACCCGGCCGGCCTGTCTCTCGGCCGCCTTCTTGGGGAAAGATTCTTCAGTCCTACCCTCGGTGGGACTCCATTTTCAGTGGTAATACTTC includes these proteins:
- the LOC138369949 gene encoding myb-like protein X, coding for MASVHVPVAGAASVVAPAGWSSPLPAGRHPYRLVVAPAGWSSPLPAGRHPCRLVVTPTGWSSPLPAGRHPYRLVVAPAGWSSPLPAGRRPCRLVVTPTGWSSPLPAGRRPCRLVVTPTGWSSPLPAGRRPCRLVVTPTGWSSPLPAGRRPCRLVVDPAAGRLLTNLDNEDNNKEEDNNKEEDNNKEEDNNKEEDNNKEEDNNKEEDNNKEEDNNKEEDNNKEEDNNEEEDNNEEEDNNEEEDNNEEDNNKEEDNNKEEDNNKEEDNNKEEDNNKEEDNNKEEDNNKEEDNNEEEDNNEEEDNNEDNNKEEDNNKEEDNNKEEDNNEEEDNNEEEDNNEEDNNKEEDNNKEEDNNKEEDNNKEEDNNKEEDNNKEEDNNEEEDNNEEEDNNEEEDNNEEDNNKEEDNNKEEDNNKEEDNNEEEDNNEEEDNNEEDNNKEEDNNKEEDNNKEEDNNKEEDNNKEEDNNKEEDNNEEDNNEEEDNNEEDNNEEDNNKEEDNNKEEDNNKEEDNNKEEDNNKEEDNNEEEDNNEEEDNNEEDNNKEEDNNKEEDNNKEEDNNKEDNNKEEDNNKEEDNNKEEDNNKEEDNNKEEDNNKEEDNNKEEDNNKEEDNNKNKYMSVWKITKFRKK